A genomic stretch from Scomber scombrus chromosome 8, fScoSco1.1, whole genome shotgun sequence includes:
- the LOC133984819 gene encoding uncharacterized protein LOC133984819: protein MDSHLRGTLLMILIVLSLLPHLTCNMSCPSSCLCYATGAVMCIGYNITDVPRDLPIHTYMLLLNDTNMNVINERSLENRDLLLRISLSNSHLHTIHPQAFRVAPQLKSVKLSSNDLSTLPARVFSPLSTLEQLHLDGNQLETIAPDMFEGLVEILDLDLSRNKLTSPASDVFSGLTSLTFLNLGRNSIKKFPPTIFHSLTKLRQLVIYNNELEDLEDGIFDGLVNLEELKIHHNQISSLPPQVFWSLRNLEVLTLSSNQLHAIPDKSFYNMPKMTKLTIYNNPLLSLPEQLMGHMPDIREFYLYGTNLTTVPGNLFTNMSGLLRLNLHFNHKLRELPSNLFCCLPNLQKLSLKSNDLYQLHPHLFSRLTTLAILLLNDNKLQSLPDKLFQGLGRLFTIDLMKNDLMTLPGDIFSSNGALGSLTLSENPWDCTCSIRGIARWIRLNNHTVLDKENVMCHSPQHHLLLTLDSLRDEEFNYCDATPSAETSAVMSMTTPSTTTTSPTPRATQPITIPRTTPPTAHTKTLSTSLHTPTTVQPDKTFLFTAEIPLASNISPYFYNKLVVEQGPEFVHHSYHKGWVYVWFLPSDTSLTVFFMFCHILLVATGLLLILAAIYAQLPEERLTLANLKLQNFKWISVEKWVIELAQCCPRRLLCHYKHFYSLKPEDLTDFSNALGIFVIKDTVLREVRPGTFDSTPNIGALGFIGTEFQDLPAALFQNLKKLESLNLKSNKLLVLRPDWFLPLTDLKVLDLSKNLFTSVPVETFHPLTWLQYLLLAGNNISHLSRETFKGLSELKTLRLNKNSLQEIPSGSLDDLTNLEELSLHDNLITHLHHDLFSKTQKLQKLFLSNNRLTSLPQGIFLNLPLLSQISLYENHLESLGPGVFGPMALQQLWLYDNRLSRVEDDTFRNLTQLRLLVLSRNQISYVSTVAFRGLEQLGEVSLHTNQLTTLQAGTFQGLPSLVNISLEHNFISSLPVGFLQGLRHLGEIDLKNNSLPNLRQESLDSLSLAKEILLQQNPWRCDKDILPLRDWLRQNPSKANQTLVVCETPFGLNGEVIALLSDENLMALSSTEQPVLTSTEKRRKPNTPPARRSTSSPAVKTTLRSEYEEVTSGGQGEGGTVSHENSMIFIVIAIVSTVIISTVIISCVCWRRNKRGRGNIGRRNKNSRISMGRGEIIILFLSLLFDSALTQHTCENMSECLKENQYVFGKDITEIPPSLREGVREVYFLESSITTISKGAFASNPQLEKVEFLNTQTENIEPGAFEGLIDIKHIEISNNPLTSIPVGVFKDLSNLENLLLKSNKIHSLEKGLFDGLTKLKELHLHINEIVSIEDGTFDGLENLMSLHLAKNKLSDVSVNLFSDLNKLVTLRLYDNFLTSIPEELFHNLTNLKEIALNGNKIRELSPNQFPHKERLSKLMLDNNLLTSLPQDFFVGFPQLKSLTLHKNELSSLPPVLFGEMPKLTDFSLSQNNLKSLPKRIFHPLKKLKKLNLSKNQLVTLSAEHLEGPEKLTELNLLNNTIMSLDEDVFVNQKSLGKLDLRHNNLQTLPGDIFEPLEKLTKLYLSDNPWHCDCHLIDFHRWITANVPKIESTFAVVCEYPDNLKGQEIKSVMEDQLICPTIALTTTLLPTTTTTTIPTTEPITTILTTTKLPPTTPTTLPTITTPPTTTTPTRPPTTTTPTTTTPTTAPPTTTTPTTTPPTTAPPTITTATTTIPTTAPPTTTTPTTTPPTTAPPTTTTSTTTLPTTDQTTIILTTITPTTSTLPTTTPTTAVATRSTILTTSPTTTVRTAPMTTIATTAPTTSITTATSATIRPATTPTAMTTETPTTTTLRTTQPTTACRTTPTPQTTPVIFACPIKPSTKKLSSAYTYQDRSKLQQCKSQMMFYIALLVVQITCTLVLAKVAISLYCLMQSRERLSNRVKLTRYSHRREVVLKPLQETETQRL, encoded by the exons ATGGATTCTCACTTGAGAG GCACCTTGCTGATGATACTCATCGTCCTCTCCCTGCTGCCACACCTCACCTGCAACATGTCCTGCCCCAGCAGCTGCCTCTGTTACGCTACAGGTGCTGTCATGTGTATTGGTTACAACATCACAGACGTACCGAGGGATTTGCCtattcacacatacatgctgCTGCTCaatgacacaaacatgaacGTCATAAATGAGCGAAGCCTGGAAAACCGGGACCTACTGTTGCGCATTAGTCTATCTAACAGTCATCTACACACCATCCATCCCCAGGCCTTCCGAGTCGCTCCACAGCTCAAGTCTGTCAAGCTGTCGTCCAATGATCTCTCTACCCTTCCTGCTCGAGTTTTCAGTCCACTGAGCACTCTGGAGCAACTCCATTTAGATGGGAACCAGTTGGAGACCATTGCTCCGGATATGTTCGAAGGACTTGTGGAGATTTTGGATCTGGACCTGAGCCGTAACAAACTGACTAGTCCTGCTTCAGATGTTTTCAGTGGACTGACCAGCCTCACCTTTCTGAACCTTGGTAGGAACTCCATAAAAAAATTCCCTCCTACCATCTTTCACTCCTTGACTAAACTTCGCCAGCTCGTGATCTATAACAACGAGCTAGAGGACTTGGAAGATGGGATCTTTGATGGACTTGTCAACCTTGAGGAGCTAAAAATCCACCATAACCAGATTTCAAGTCTTCCACCTCAGGTGTTCTGGTCACTGAGGAACCTAGAGGTCCTAACTCTGTCCTCCAACCAACTTCACGCTATCCCAGACAAGAGCTTCTACAACATGCCCAAGATGACCAAACTTACCATTTACAACAACCCCTTATTATCTCTACCAGAGCAGCTGATGGGCCACATGCCTGACATAAGAGAGTTTTATCTGTATGGCACTAACCTCACCACTGTTCCTGGAAATTTGTTTACTAATATGTCGGGGCTGCTGAGGCTCAACTTACATTTTAACCACAAGCTGAGGGAGTTGCCATCAAACCTCTTCTGCTGCCTTCCCAACCTTCAGAAGCTCTCGCTGAAATCCAATGACCTCTATCAACTCCACCCACATCTGTTTTCCAGACTAACCACACTGGCCATATTACTTCTCAATGACAATAAGCTTCAGAGCCTCCCAGACAAATTATTTCAGGGACTTGGAAGGCTTTTTACAATTGATTTGATGAAAAACGatctcatgactcttccaggaGATATTTTCTCATCAAATGGAGCTTTGGGGAGTCTTACTCTGAGTGAAAACCCTTGGGACTGTACTTGTAGTATCAGAGGTATTGCTCGATGGATAAGACTTAATAACCACACAGTTCttgacaaagaaaatgtgatgtgCCATAGTCCACAGCACCATCTGCTTCTCACTCTTGACTCTCTGCGTGATGAGGAGTTCAACTATTGCGATGCCACACCCAGCGCAGAAACATCAGCTGTAATGTCAATGACGACACCATCTACAACAACAACGTCACCCACTCCAAGAGCAACCCAACCAATTACCATCCCCAGGACCACACCACCAACAGCACATACCAAGACCCTATCGACATCCCTCCACACTCCCACCACTGTCCAACCTGATAAAACGTTTCTTTTCACTGCTGAGATTCCCTTGGCTTCTAACATATCACCTTATTTCTACAACAAATTAGTGGTTGAACAGGGGCCTGAGTTTGTTCACCACAGCTATCACAAGGGTTGGGTGTATGTGTGGTTTCTGCCCTCAGATACGAGCCTGACTGTGTTCTTCATGTTTTGTCACATCCTCCTTGTGGCCACAGGCTTGCTCCTCATTTTAGCTGCCATATATG CTCAGCTACCCGAGGAACGACTCACGCTTGCCAACCTTAAGCTGCAGAACTTTAAATGGATTTCTGTGGAGAAGTGGGTCATTGAGTTGGCACAGTGTTGTCCTCGGAGGCTTCTGTGCCATTACAAACA TTTCTATTCTCTGAAACCAGAAGACCTGACTGATTTCTCTAACGCCCTTGGCATCTTTGTGATTAAAGACACTGTTTTAAGGGAAGTGCGCCCTGGCACATTTGACTCCACTCCAAACATAGGTGCCTTAGGTTTTATTGGCACCGAATTTCAAGATCTACCAGCAGCCTTGTTCCAAAATCTTAAGAAGCTTGAGTCGCTGAATCTCAAGAGTAACAAGCTCCTGGTTCTCCGCCCAGACTGGTTCTTACCATTGACTGATCTGAAAGTCCTTGACCTCAGTAAGAATCTTTTCACCTCTGTACCTGTGGAAACTTTTCACCCTCTTACTTGGCTGCAGTACCTTTTGCTTGCTGGAAACAACATTAGTCACCTATCTAGAGAGACATTCAAAGGTCTGTCTGAGCTGAAAACCTTACGACTCAACAAAAACTCGCTACAGGAAATCCCCAGTGGCAGTCTGGATGACCTTACAAACCTGGAGGAACTATCCCTACATGATAATCTAATCACTCATCTCCACCACGACCTGTTCTCCAAGACTCAGAAACTCCAGAAGCTGTTCCTTTCCAACAACAGGCTCACATCTCTTCCACAGGGGATCTTCTTAAACCTGCCCCTTCTCTCCCAGATTTCCCTGTATGAAAACCATCTGGAAAGTCTTGGTCCAGGGGTGTTTGGTCCTATGGCCTTGCAGCAGTTGTGGCTGTATGACAACAGACTTAGTCGTGTGGAGGATGACACATTCAGGAACCTGACTCAGTTGCGTCTCCTGGTGCTGAGTCGCAACCAGATTAGCTATGTATCCACTGTGGCCTTTAGAGGGTTGGAGCAGCTGGGAGAGGTTTCACTTCACACCAATCAGCTCACCACCCTGCAAGCTGGGACTTTCCAAGGTCTCCCCAGCTTGGTCAACATTTCTTTGGAGCACAATTTCATCAGCTCTCTCCCTGTGGGTTTCCTCCAAGGCCTGCGCCACCTTGGCGAGATTGACCTGAAAAACAACTCCCTTCCCAACCTGCGACAGGAAAGTCTAGATTCTCTCTCTTTGGCAAAGGAGATACTTCTTCAGCAGAACCCCTGGAGGTGTGACAAGGATATTCTGCCGCTTAGGGACTGGCTAAGACAGAACCCATCCAAGGCCAACCAGACCCTTGTAGTGTGTGAAACCCCCTTCGGTCTAAATGGTGAGGTGATTGCTCTGCTGTCAGATGAGAACCTGATGGCTCTCAGCTCTACTGAGCAGCCTGTTTTGACTTCaacagagaaaaggaggaagccCAACACCCCTCCAGCCAGACGAAGCACTTCTTCACCAGCAGTCAAGACCACGCTCCGCTCAGAGTATGAGGAGGTCACCAGCGGTGGGCAAGGAGAAGGGGGAACAGTTTCTCATGAAAATTCAATGATCTTCATTGTCATTGCAATCGTGTCCACTGTCATCATTAGCACTGTCATCATCAGCTGTGTGTGCTGGAGGAGAAACAAGAGAGGCCGGGGAAATATAGGCCGCAGAAATAAAAACTCT AGAATAAGCATGGGAAGAGGAGAAATCAtcattctttttctgtctttactgTTTGACTCTGCATTGACACAACACACATGTGAAAATATGTCTGAATGCCTCAAAGAGAACCAATATGTTTTTGGTAAAGATATAACAGAAATTCCACCCAGTCTGAGAGAAGGTGTGAGAGAGGTTTACTTTTTGGAAAGCAGCATCACGACAATCTCCAAAGGAGCCTTTGCTAGCAACCCCCAGCTAGAGAAGGTGGAATTCTTGAACActcaaacagaaaatattgaaCCAGGAGCTTTTGAAGGTTTGATAGACATCAAGCATATCGAGATCTCCAACAATCCATTAACCTCAATCCCAGTGGGAGTCTTTAAAGACCTCAGCAACCTGGAGAACCTTCTACTAAAAAGCAACAAGATCCATAGTCTGGAGAAAGGCCTGTTTGATGGTCTTACAAAATTAAAAGAGCTCCACTTACATATAAACGAGATTGTCTCAATTGAAGATGGGACTTTTGATGGTCTTGAGAACCTTATGAGCCTCCATTTAGCTAAAAACAAACTCTCAGATGTGTCCGTTAACTTGTTCTCAGACCTAAACAAACTGGTCACACTACGGCTTTATGACAATTTTCTAACCTCCATTCCTGAGGAACTTTTTCATAATTTGACAAATTTGAAAGAAATTGCCTTGAACGGGAACAAAATAagagaattatcaccaaatCAATTTCCACATAAAGAAAGACTGAGTAAGCTGATGTTGGACAATAACCTTCTGACAAGTTTACCTCAAGATTTTTTTGTTGGCTTCCCACAGCTTAAATCGCTGACTCTACATAAGAATGAACTGAGTAGTCTACCGCCAGTGCTTTTTGGAGAAATGCCTAAATTGACTGACTTCAGCCTTAGTCAAAACAATCTTAAAAGTCTTCCTAAACGCATATTCCACCCTCTGAAGAAACTGAAGAAGCTAAACCTGTCTAAAAATCAGTTAGTCACTTTGTCTGCTGAGCACTTGGAAGGCCCAGAGAAGCTCACAGAACTGAATCTCCTGAACAACACAATAATGTCACTGGATGAAGATGTGTTTGTAAATCAGAAATCACTGGGGAAACTTGATCTACGTCACAACAACCTCCAGACACTTCCCGGGGATATTTTTGAGCCATTAGAGAAACTCACAAAGCTTTACCTCAGTGACAACCCTTGGCACTGTGACTGTCATCTGATAGATTTTCACCGCTGGATAACGGCAAACGTACCCAAGATTGAGTCAACATTTGCTGTGGTTTGTGAGTATCCAGACAACCTAAAAGGACAGGAAATCAAATCAGTGATGGAGGATCAATTGATTTGTCCCACCATTGCCCTGACAACTACTCTGTTACccaccacaaccaccacaaCAATACCGACTACAGAACCTATAACCACTATCCTCACTACTACAAAACTTCCACCTACAACACCTACCACTTTGCCAACCATCACTACACCTCCCACAACCACCACCCCGACTAGACCTCCCACAACCACCACACCCACCACAACAACTCCCACCACTGCACCTCCCACAACCACCACACCCACCACTACACCTCCCACCACTGCACCTCCCACAATCACTACAGCCACCACTACAATTCCCACCACTGCACCTCCCACAACCACCACACCCACCACTACACCTCCCACCACTGCACCTCCCACAACCACCACATCCACCACTACACTTCCAACCACAGATCAAACCACCATCATCCTTACTACCATAACACCAACAACCTCTACTCTGCCAACAACTACACCCACAACAGCTGTAGCCACACGCTCAACCATTTTAACAACGTCACCTACCACCACTGTAAGAACTGCACCAATGACTACGATAGCAACAACTGCACCCACAACCAGTATAACAACAGCTACATCTGCAACAATTAGACCCGCAACTACACCCACAGCAATGACCACAGAGACACCCACAACCACCACCCTCAGGACTACCCAACCAACCACAGCCTGCAGAACGACGCCTACTCCACAGACCACTCCAGTGATCTTCGCCTGTCCCATTAAGCCATCCACTAAGAAGCTGTCATCTGCTTATACATATCAGGACAGATCAAAACTTCAGCAATGCAAATCTCAGATGATGTTCTACATTGCACTGCTGGTGGTGCAGATCACCTGCACACTGGTGTTGGCAAAGGTTGCCATTTCTCTTTACTGCCTGATGCAGAGCCGGGAGAGGCTGTCCAACAGGGTGAAACTAACTCGCTACTCCCACAGGAGAGAAGTTGTCCTTAAGCCTCTACAAGAGACAGAGACCCAAAGACTTTAA